Genomic DNA from Vicia villosa cultivar HV-30 ecotype Madison, WI unplaced genomic scaffold, Vvil1.0 ctg.001519F_1_1, whole genome shotgun sequence:
CCTTATGTTGCATAATATATGTATAATATATTGAAATGAGACATTTTATTAGTTACTTCTTGCACAAGTTGGACATTTGACTTAACTGTGGAACCATGATTTGTTCTTAGACCACCTCCAGCGGTGGATTTTCGCTTTGGTTTGCCAACATGGACATTTACTTTTCCACTGTAGCCATTCAAAACCATTGCCAGCGTGGTCATCATCCTATAATATTGCAACGgttcttttaatattataatgttataatattaaaaagaGCCGTTGTTGAAcggctaatttttttttttaaagttatttttttttgttataaatttagtttttttaaaaaaattattaacacAAATTTTACCAACACTTTTATTTTCtattcaatttcaaatttctctctcacaatttcatcattttaactcaaaatttcattttttttacttcaAATTACAATTGTTTAGGTCAAATGGATCCTAATCATTTTCATTATCAACAAGCTATGTTCAATTTcatgcaaaattatcaaaatcctaatcctcaaaattctcaaattccACCGATGCCACCATTTTCTACTCAAGTTCCACCATTTTCTACTCAAGTTCCACCATTTCCTACTCAAGTTCCACCATTTTCTACTCAAGTTGGCACTGAAAAAGAAGAAAgggttgttgttaaaaaaaaatctcGAGAGCACTTTACAAGGGATGAGGATATACTACTTATCCAATCATGGCTCAATGTTTCAAAGGATCCAATTGTGGGAGTTGATCAAAAGGTTGAGAGTTTTTGGGTAAGAGTCGCTGTCAATTATAACGAGTATCGTGGGCAATCGCGGGAAAAGTTAAAGGGACAATTAAAGTGTCGATGGCATCGAATAAATAGCTTGGTTCAAAAATTTGTTGGGTGTTACAAACAAGCTGTTAATGGAAAGAAAAGTGGGACATCAGAGAACGATATCATGGCCGCTGCAAATGCATTTTTTGCTCAGGATCAAGGTACAACATTCAATCTTGAGTACGCATGACGATTGttaaaagatgaacctaaatGGATGGGAGAATCGATTGGAAgttcttcaaaaataacaaagACTTATGTTAGTGAGGCATCATCAGATAACCCAGATACACCTTCAAGTTATGAGTTTACCTCATCATCACCAATGGAGCGTCCAATGGGACAAAAAGCAGCAAAAAGGAAGGGTAAGGCAAAGGAAATTCCAAATGCAACGCAAGATGCAAGGAATAAAAGATTAGTGTCAATGGAAAGACTAGCGCAAAGTAAGGAGGACGAGATAGAATTAAAGGTAGTGCAACTAATGATGAAAGACACTTCTACTATGAGCGATAGTCAACGAGatattcatgaaaaatattgtaataagatgaaaaaaaaatggAATATAGTTAGTATCACTTATGTAAAACGGTCATTAGTACCACTTTAATTTATCAACACCTATGTAACATGGTCATTAGTACCACTTTAATTTATCAACACCTATGTAACATGGTCATTAGTACCACTTTAATTTATCAACACCTATGTAATATGGTCATTAGTACCACTTTAATTTATCAACACCCATGTAACATGGTCATTAGTACcactttaaattataataaatattatgtcattcaaactagccgttattcaaactagccgttattcaaactagccgttattcaaactagccgttattcaaactaacCGTTAtccaaactagccgttattcaaaccaTTATATATACTACCACTTATGTCATTGTTTTCTCATTCTCATCTTATTCTTCTCTCATTATTTACTAAAATGGATTCAGACGATTCAGATAATTACGATCAAGAATTTTGGGAGTTGGTTGAAGAAGAATTTATGGACGACAGTGATGAAGAACAAGAGGTTCAAAATGAACTTCAATCTGGAAGTTCTTCTAGGCCAAAGAGAAGAACAACGATAGATCGAGGTCGTGAAGAAGGGCATAATCGATTGTTCAATGACTACTTCTCAGAAAATCCAGTATACACAAATGTTCAATTCCGAAGAAGGTTCAGAATGCATAGGCATGTATTTCTTCGAATTGTAGATGCCCCCTTGGAAATCATGATGAATATTTCCAAATGAGGGTTGATGCAACTGGTAAAATGGGTCTTTCACCATTGCAGAAATGTACATCTGCTATTCGTATGTTGGCGTATGGGTCTGCTGCTGACATTGTAGACGAATATGTTCGAATCGGTGAAAGCACTTCAATTGAGTGCTTACAAAGATTCGTTCAGGGCGTGAATGTTGTATTTGGGGCTGAGTATTTGAGAAAGCCTAACAACATTGATGTTGAACATCTTTTACAAATGGGAGAGTCACGTGGCTTTCCAGGTATGTTGGGTTCCATTGATTGTATGCATTGGGAATGGAAAAATTGTCCTGTTGCATGGAAAGGACAGTTTCGTCGAGGTGATCATGGTAAGCCCACAATCATGCTTGAAGCAGTGGCATCACAAGACTTATGGATTTGGCATGCTTTTTTTGGTATTGCAGGTTCAAACAATGACATTAATGTGCTAAACCAATCCAACGTGTTTAACGATATTTTGGAAGGACATGCTCCGAATGTGCAATATACAATCAATGGGACACCATATAACATGGGGTATTATTTAGCAGATGGTATATATCCCGAGTGGGCTACATTTGTCAAGACCATTTCAATGCCACatggagaaaagaaaaagttatttGCTCAACATCAAGAATCAGCTAGAAAAGATGTGGAGCGAGCATTTGGAGTGCTTCAATCTCGATTTGCAATTATACGTGGCCCAGCACGTGCCTGGCACATGGACACCCTCAAGCATACCATATATGCATGCATAATATTACACAACATGATTGTTGAAGACGAACGACATACATATGGAGGTAATTTTGATTACTCTTATGATAATGTGGATGACAACAACTCAATAACCGAAACATTTAGCGGTCCTCATCCGAATCTTGCAACAAGACTACAAAGAAGAGCAAGTATTCGAGAAAAACAAGTTCATCGTCAACTTCAAGGAGATTTAGTCGAGTATATTTGGGAACGTTTTGGACATGTAGATGATgaaatttaagtttaatttattatgtgatgttatttatttttattatttttaattatatgtcatgtatttgagattaatattaattatcattttaaattataagtttaatttgaattttatttattttatatcatttttaatttaaataattaaaattattattttaattgctataaaatttaatatgaataaaatattaataagtaAAGTAAAATCGTGGGACCCAATATGGGTTCTTaagagttgcaccattggagcgAAAAATTAGTTGAGTTGCTTCAAGCTGACGTGGCTTAATAGGTCCCACAAGGAACCCAAAAATGGgttcaccattggagatgctcttagaaTTTCATAACAATATTCATAAATTTAGTATACAGTTCTAAGATGTCTTTAACTGCACATCTTGTCCTAATTGCATTTGTCTTGTTTACCCCTACATTCCAAAAAATTTTAAAGCtttttttcttaatatttttaatattcattTTAGGATTATCCTTTAAAAAATTACGAATTCTCTTACTCAACCACTTTGTAGTCATCATATTCACATTATAATCTCTACTAACATTGTGAATGTCAACTAGTTTCTTCTGTTGCCAAAAATCTCCTTTGACAACTTAGCACAATATTACTTCCCACTCACATCTTTTTTACATCTAACcatatttaaaacaaaatctaAATTAGAAAGAGAAGAAAGTGGTAAAAACTACACAAACAACTAAATAGAACTCAAAACCTAAGACGACAATATATTACTTTAAACCCAAAATAGAAGTACAAATACATAAACTATACTAGAATTTAGAGAAAtacaaaaatctttattaatgtttgatatttaatttttatgcTTAAGAACAATTGAATGACTATAATTTTTTGGAGTGTGCATAATTGGTTATTTTTAGAAACCAAAtcataattattttcaaatcGTTTAAATAGTTTGAATTTATAAACCATAACTATATTTTAACCAAAACTTATTATAAAACTCGTCATGATTATATAACCGTTTTTTATAattccaattttaaaaatattttttattttgaaaattaaaaaatttataattaaatttaaatatttagattaattttagattttggataataacaaaattataaccgaatccaaaaatAGCTTAACCCGttaataatcatttaattatatatgaattatATAGATGAATAACCAACCATTAACAACTAaatcggttaataaccatttaacaTTGATATCTCCATCGGCTTGGTTTGATTTTTAacctttttcaaaaattaaaccgAACCAAACCTTGGTTTGGTCGATCGGTTTATAGTgtttttttcaaacattatattCTCTACTATCACGGTTTTCGATGaaatttatgctattattttttgaaataatatatatttttaatttattttatgctctattttttcaaacaaattacaagaTACTCTTATTTCATAAGAAAAGTGACATGATTTCTATTGCATTATGAAATAAGTTCACTATTAAATATATAAGTTGACACTTGACATCAAAAGGTTGAAAAGAGATTTAAAAGTTTAACAAATACTCAACAAAATtcacatcaattaacatgtttcacacctcaaatacacattaaaattattttgtatctAGACTAAAAgaaattttgttgaagaagaattTAAATACAAAAAAAGAGACCATAACATATTAGAATGCGGTAGGAAGAGCAACTGACAACTGACATCAAGAGCAACAGTTTAATGAAAACAAGTTTTTGTGACTTATGATTAAACAAGTTTTTGTGACTTATGATTTCTACTTTTTATGTTCTAAAGTTTGGTTTTAGAGGTGTGTTTTGCTAAAAtaaaaaagtgtaagaaaaatagAGAATAGTTGGACCAATACAAAACTTGGACTTAATGATGAGTAGAACAACAAATTTAAAGAGAAATGATATTCTTTGGTTCGATTCATCGGTTTGATTTCTATAAACTAAAACTAAGATCGAGAATCAAACCAAATTATATCGCTTTTCATTTGTTCGGTTCGGTTTTAAAACCGAAaacaatcaattttattttaatttggttttttcttaatcattctttattgcatttagccatggaaaatctgaaaccctaaaccctaacctctGTGTGAGTGACAGTGCACCATTGAAGTTGGAACCGATTCAATGTCACAAAACTCTAAGCACACAGTTGAATTCGAAGAATGCAGTGACAATAGGCCGTCAAAGATTTCAAAAATCGAGTATCCCAATCCCATCGACGacggtgaagaagaagaagaagcagcaAAGACAGTGACCGAAGACCAAAAGCAAGAGATGAACCAACACCATAAGATTCAACGCTACCTGGTGGCGATTGAGTACATCGGCACTCGCTTCTGTGGTTCTCAGAAACAGCTCACTGACCGTACTGTCGTTGGTGTTCTTGAGGTAACAATGTAACTAACACCACG
This window encodes:
- the LOC131635631 gene encoding glutathione S-transferase T3-like; the protein is MDPNHFHYQQAMFNFMQNYQNPNPQNSQIPPMPPFSTQVPPFSTQVPPFPTQVPPFSTQVGTEKEERVVVKKKSREHFTRDEDILLIQSWLNVSKDPIVGVDQKVESFWVRVAVNYNEYRGQSREKLKGQLKCRWHRINSLVQKFVGCYKQAVNGKKSGTSENDIMAAANAFFAQDQDEPKWMGESIGSSSKITKTYVSEASSDNPDTPSSYEFTSSSPMERPMGQKAAKRKGKAKEIPNATQDARNKRLVSMERLAQSKEDEIELKVVQLMMKDTSTMSDSQRDIHEKYCNKMKKKWNIVSITYVKRSLVPL